The sequence below is a genomic window from Brevibacillus agri.
ACAAGCAGGGCTGACACAGTGAAAAGGCTAATGACCAGCCCCACCGCCAACTGATCTCCGCCCATGTCTGTCACATAGACCGGAAGCGTCGGAAGCAACATCTGGAACGCAACGAACAGCATAAAGTTGGAGAGTGCCAGGATCACAAAATCTTTCGTCCACAACGCCGTTTTTTCTGACATCAATATTCACTCCCCCTATCAAACCCGCGTATCTTTTCAATACAATAATATATGTAAAGTATAAAAAGTCAACCCATCGAGCCATCCATTATGCACTTTATGGTGCAATGCCTCCCCTTTCCCAGAAAAAAAGACGCCGGGTCAGCGCCGGCGCCTTGCTACAGCTTCACGATCATTTCCAAATCGGAGGTGCGAATCATTGTTTTGGTGTCGATCAGCAGCCCGATAAAAAGCACGGTCATCTTCATCCATTTTCTCATGGCGTATCCCCCTCCGTTTGTGTTGTTACCTTGATTGTACAAGGGGCGCAGTCGTTCTCCTATCGAATTGCCTTGCACGATTCTTACAAAGCTGTAAGAGTCGCAAAAAGTGTGTACTGCATGGCACAAGAGCTCGACCGCTTTCATGAAATCCAGCGTCAATTTTTGCAAAATGCTTCCCATGAACAGGATCGAAGCTGAAAACGGTCCATTGTGCAGTGCTATTTTCCGTATCAGTTTGCCGCTATCCCACTCCACTCAAAGCTAACACCCAAGGCAATATGAGCCTTGGGTGCTTTCCTTTTTTCCGCTATACATTCCGGGAAACATTTGCACTGAGCGCGTTCCTGCCAATTCGCATAACCATGAAGGAAGCGAGCAGGCAAAACGCTCCTGCAGCTATGAACATGAAGAAGTAGCTGTTCAGTATTGTATAGACCACGCCACCACCGTAGGCAGCTACCGCAGCCCCCAATTGATGGGCTGTTAATATCCAGCCAAACAAAATTCCTGCCTGCTGTTTGCCAAAAATGTCTGTCGTCAGCCTCAATGTAGGAGGAACCGTCGCGACCCAATCCAAACCGTAGAACACGATGAACAACCCAAGGCTAAATGTAGAGGTGGACAAAGCCGTAGGCAGAAACATCAAGGAGAGCCCGCGCAGTCCGTAGTACCAGAATAGCAGCCAGCGGTTATTGTAGCGATCAGACAGCCATCCGGAAAGCGTCGTTCCAATAATGTCAAAAACACCAATCAGGGCGAGCAGGCTGGCAGCAGTTACTGCTGGAATCCCGTGCTCCATGCACGCCGCAATAAAATGCGTCCCGATCAAACCGTTTGTAGACAAACCGCAAATAAAAAAGCTGCCGGCCAACAACCAAAAGTCAAAGGATCGAAGGCCAGTGAACAACCCATTCATTGCCGCACGGAATGGATTTTGTACAGGAGCCGCAAGTTCTTGGTCTGTGACTGTCGCTCCGTACGCTGAGAGCCCTTTATCGCTCGGGCGATCACGCATCAAAGCTGCCACGATCGGCACCATCACGAGCGCTACGGAAGCTATCACCCAGGAGGCTGTACGCCAGCCTTCCGTTTCAGCCAGGCTGGCGAGAAGAGGCAGAAACACAAGCTGTCCCGTAGCACCGCTCGCCGTCAAAATTCCCATGACCAGCCCTCGCTGTTGTACAAACCACCGATTGGCGATCATCGCCCCTAATACCGATGCTGTACAGCCTGATCCAAGGCCGACAACCACTCCCCATAACACAGTCAGTTGCCATGATGCCTGCATCCATGTTGTCAGTGCAGCCCCTAAGGCCAACATCAGCAAAGCAATCATCGTGATCCGCCTAATCCCGAACCGATCCATGACCGCTGCTGCAAACGGCCCAACCAATCCGTATAACAGCAAATTGATAGACAGCGCAAAGGAGATTGAAGAACGACTCCACCCAAATTCTTGTTCCACAGGCACCATGAATACACCAGGTGCGGAGCGAATCCCAGCCCCTATCAAGAGGATGAAAAAGGTCACTGCGGCAATCACCCAGGCATAGTGGAAACGCACAGAAGCAGCCTGTTTCATGAAAACTCCTTTCCTGTCCACAAACATCAGAAATTTCAGTATGTAATTCTGTTACTCATTACTATAGTGGAGCCAGACCGCAATTTAAAAATAAACTTTTCCATCCCACTCATCAATAATTTCAATGAATCGAATAGGGAAGACCAGGTAAAAAACAGGGCAGCGAAGCGCTGGCAACAAAACATTCTTGCTCGTATTTAGCCAAAAACTCTTCCTCCCGCATGGCCATCCCTTTTTGTGACGGCTAAGCTGTGTTCGATTTTCCTTGTGGGTACGTCCCTGTGTTCCAGGGTACACAAAAAAAGCTGCATTCTCCATTACTCGCAAAAGTAATCGGGAATACAGCTTTTCTTCTTATTCCTTCAAAACTGAATACGCATGTTTGCTAAGAAATGTGTGGATAAGTCCTCGACCGATTAGTATTCGTCAGCTCCACGCGTTGCCGCGCTTCCACACCGAACCTATCAACCTCATCGTCTATGAGGGGTCTTACCAGCTTAACGCTGTGGGAAGTCTCATCTTGGAGGGGGCTTCACGCTTAGATGCTTTCAGCGCTTATCCCGTCCGCACATAGCTACCCAGCTATGCCACTGGCGTGACAACTGGTGCACCAGAGGTGCGTCCATCCCGGTCCTCTCGTACTAAGGACAGCTCTCCTCAAACTTCCTGCGCCCGCGACAGATAGGGACCGAACTGTCTCACGACGTTCTGAACCCAGCTCGCGTACCGCTTTAATGGGCGAACAGCCCAACCCTTGGGACCTACTTCAGCCCCAGGATGCGATGAGCCGACATCGAGGTGCCAAACCTCCCCGTCGATGTGGACTCTTGGGGGAGATAAGCCTGTTATCCCCAGGGTAGCTTTTATCCGTTGAGCGATGGCCCTTCCATGCGGAACCACCGGATCACTAAGCCCGACTTTCGTCCCTGCTCGACTTGTAGGTCTCGCAGTCAAGCTCCCTTCTGCCTTTACACTCTACGAATGATTTCCGACCATTCTGAGGGAACCTTTGGGCGCCTCCGTTACCTTTTAGGAGGCGACCGCCCCAGTCAAACTGCCCACCTGGCATGGTCCTCTCGCCCGATGAGGGCGACGAGTTAGAAACTCCGTACATCAAGGGTGGTATCCCACCGACAGCTCCACAGAGGCTGGCGCCCCTGCTTCTCAGCTTCCCACCTATCCTGTACATGATGCACAAAGTTCCAATACCAGGCTACAGTAAAGCTCCATGGGGTCTTTCCGTCTTGTCGCGGGTAACCTGCATCTTCACAGGTATTATGATTTCACCGGGTCTCTTGCCGAGACAGCGCCCAAGTCGTTACGCCTTTCGTGCGGGTCGGAACTTACCCGACAAGGAATTTCGCTACCTTAGGACCGTTATAGTTACGGCCGCCGTTTACTGGGGCTTCGGTTCAAAGCTTCGCTTGCGCTAACTCATCCCCTTAACCTTCCAGCACCGGGCAGGCGTCAGCCCCTATACTTCGCCTTGCGGCTTCGCAGAGACCTGTGTTTTTGCTAAACAGTCGCTTGGGCCTTTTCACTGCGGCCCCCTCGGGCTCAGCCCACCCAACGCAAGCTTACGCTCACGTTGGGTGGGGACCCTCACCCTACCGGGGCGCCCCTTCTCCCGAAGTTACGGGGCCATTTTGCCGAGTTCCTTAGCAAGAGTTATCCCGCGCACCTTAGGATTCTCTCCTCGCCTACCTGTGTCGGTTTGCGGTACGGGCACCTTGTTCCTCGCTAGACGCTTTTCTTGGCAGTGTGAAATCAGGGACTTCGGTACTAAAATTTCCCTCGCCATCACAGCTTGCCCTTAGCGGTGTGCGGATTTGCCTACACACCAGGCTTACTGCTTGGACGGCCATCCAGTAGGCCGCTCACCCTATCCTCCTGCGTCACGCCACTCACTCAAGCGGAACAGAGGTGGTACAGGAATATCAACCTGTTGTCCATCGCCTACGCCTTTCGGCCTCAGCTTAGGTCCCGACTAACCCTGGGAGGACGAGCCTTCCCCAGGAACCCTTAGGCTTTCGGTGGACAAGATTCTCACTTGTCTTTTCGCTACTTACACCGGCATTCTCACTTCCAAGCGCTCCACCGCTCTTTCCAGTACGGCTTCACCGCTGCTTGGAACGCTCCCCTACCCAGTCCATAAGGACTGCCATAGCTTCGGTGATACGTTTAGCCCCGTTACATTTTCCGCGCAGAGTCACTCGACCAGTGAGCTATTACGCACTCTTTAAATGGTGGCTGCTTCTAAGCCAACATCCTGGTTGTCTGGGCAACTCCACATCGTTTCCCACTTAACGTATACTTGGGGACCTTAGCTGATGGTCTGGGCTGTTTCCCTTTTGACGATGGATCTTAGCACTCACCGTCTGACTCCCGGACATAAGTCATTGGCATTCGGAGTTTGACTGAGTTCGGTAACCCGATGAGGGCCCCTAGCCCAATCAGTGCTCTACCTCCAAGACTCTAATTCCGAGGCTAGCCCTAAAGCTATTTCGGGGAGAACCAGCTATCTCCGAGTTCGATTGGAATTTCACCGCTAGCCACACCTCATCCCCGCACTTTTCAACGTGCGTGGGTTCGGGCCTCCAGTAGGTGTTACCCTACCTTCACCCTGGACATGGCTAGATCACACGGTTTCGGGTCTACGGCAACGTACTTGCGCCCTATTCAGACTCGCTTTCGCTGCGGCTCCGTCTCTTCGACTTAACCTCGCACGCTACCGTAACTCGCCGGTTCATTCTACAAAAGGCACGCCGTCACCCTTTTAACGGGCTCCGACTATTTGTAAGCACACGGTTTCAGGTACTGTTTCACTCCCCTCCCGGGGTGCTTTTCACCTTTCCCTCACGGTACTGGTTCACTATCGGTCGCTAGGTAGTATTTAGCCTTAGCAGATGGTCCTGCCAGATTCACACGGGATTTCACGTGTCCCGTGCTACTCGGGGTTGGTCTCGGAGGGATGGATGTTTGGATTACGCGACTGTCACGCTCTTTGGTCAGCCTTCCCAGACTGTTCATCTACATCCATCCTTTGTAACTCCATGTGAGACGCCCCACAACCCCGCCGGGTAAACCCGACGGTTTAGGCTCTTCCGCGTTCGCTCGCCACTACTGACGGAATCACTATTGTTTTCTCTTCCTCCGGCTACTTAGATGTTTCAGTTCACCGGGTCTGCCCTCTCATCACCTATGGATTCAGTGAAGGATACCATCCCATTACAGATGGTGGGTTGCCCCATTCGGAGATCCCCGGATCAAAGCGTGCTTACCGCTCCCCGAGGCTTATCGCAGTTCGCTGCGTCCTTCTTCGGCTCCTAGCGCCAAGGCATCCACCGTGTGCCCTTAGTAACTTAACCACGTTTGGTTAGTACTAAAAAGTACTTACAGTTTAAATCCTTAGCAATTACATGCAGTATCCAGTTTTCAAGGAACAAGTTGCGACGCACAGGATATGTGCCTGCTTCACCTCACGGATAAGGCGCTTGTAGCAGACGATCCTTTTTGGCGTCCGCCTGGCAACGTCCTACTCTCCCGGCTCCCTGCGGAGCAAGTACCATCGGCGCTGGAGGGCTTAACGGCCGTGTTCGGTATGGGAACGGGTGTGTCCCCTCCGCCATCGTCACCAGACTTATAGGATGTAAGTCGTTCTGCGTTCTCGCATGGACGCGAGTGCTCTTAGCAGAACTTCCTTTCATCTTTTGAAGGATATGCTCCTTCAAAACTGAACAGCGAATTTGCGCTAACGGTCATATCTCCATAGAAAGGAGGTGATCCATCCGCACCTTCCGGTACGGATACCTTGTTACGACTTCACCCCAGTCATCTACCCCACCTTCGGCGGCTGGCTCCTTGCGGTTACCTCACCGACTTCGGGTGTTGCAAACTCCCGTGGTGTGACGGGCGGTGTGTACAAGGCCCGGGAACGTATTCACCGCGGCATGCTGATCCGCGATTACTAGCGATTCCGACTTCATGTAGGCGAGTTGCAGCCTACAATCCGAACTGAGATTGGTTTTAAGAGATTGGCGTCCTCTCGCGAGGTAGCATCCCGTTGTACCAACCATTGTAGCACGTGTGTAGCCCAGGTCATAAGGGGCATGATGATTTGACGTCATCCCCGCCTTCCTCCGTCTTGTCGACGGCAGTCTCTCTAGAGTGCCCAACTGAATGCTGGCAACTAAAGATAAGGGTTGCGCTCGTTGCGGGACTTAACCCAACATCTCACGACACGAGCTGACGACAACCATGCACCACCTGTCACCGCTGCCCCGAAGGGAAGCTCTGTCTCCAGAGCGGTCAGCGGGATGTCAAGACCTGGTAAGGTTCTTCGCGTTGCTTCGAATTAAACCACATGCTCCACCGCTTGTGC
It includes:
- a CDS encoding MFS transporter, with protein sequence MKQAASVRFHYAWVIAAVTFFILLIGAGIRSAPGVFMVPVEQEFGWSRSSISFALSINLLLYGLVGPFAAAVMDRFGIRRITMIALLMLALGAALTTWMQASWQLTVLWGVVVGLGSGCTASVLGAMIANRWFVQQRGLVMGILTASGATGQLVFLPLLASLAETEGWRTASWVIASVALVMVPIVAALMRDRPSDKGLSAYGATVTDQELAAPVQNPFRAAMNGLFTGLRSFDFWLLAGSFFICGLSTNGLIGTHFIAACMEHGIPAVTAASLLALIGVFDIIGTTLSGWLSDRYNNRWLLFWYYGLRGLSLMFLPTALSTSTFSLGLFIVFYGLDWVATVPPTLRLTTDIFGKQQAGILFGWILTAHQLGAAVAAYGGGVVYTILNSYFFMFIAAGAFCLLASFMVMRIGRNALSANVSRNV